Part of the Lotus japonicus ecotype B-129 chromosome 6, LjGifu_v1.2 genome, TTAATTAGAAAAAGtatgaaattaatattttttagcaTGTAAGGTTTATGTTAAGAATATTGTAGATACATTCATTGGTGGGAGAAAAACTTTAACTTCTAATATTTTTACGTCATTTATGACAATATTGCAAtctcattgttttttttttacctccTAATTGGTCTAATTTTCATATTCTATTCTTTGTTCCAAAACAATGATAAAATAATTATCATTTTATTAATCAGGTATTTATCAAATGTTTAAAATTGTTAATAAGATGCAAGTTAAATTTGAAAGACCTTTAAATTTTTCATTCATATCAAGTTAGTCATCTAAGATGATATGAATGATAAGTTTATCGATCTTTCAAAATTAACTTTAACCtattaaataattttcattattcGATAAAACTCTTATTGTTAGatgttcttttgttttatgttgCATTAGAAACATATATATGAATACATAACTTAGCCAGATGAGGATTATGATATTGTCACAAGGAGCGTAAAAATTAAGAGTTGAAGTTTTTCTcctggcgaagcattttcatcCTTAGTAAAAAGTGTTTGTTTTCGTtcaatctagtcaaattactGAAGGTCTTGACCGCCGGTAACTTATCGGCAGAAAAACGCTTGAGTAAATTACCAACAGTCTTGGCCGTCATAAATTCATCAATAGTTTACATTACCTGAAAATATGTTATTACTGATATTTTTTTACCGACAATCATTAATCCGTCACTAATTGCACATCACACTTTGTCTCTTTTCTTTTgatctctctcctcatttaaCTTTTCACACTTCATTTTATTTCCACTACATTTTATCATTTTCTATCTATCCCTCTCTTCTCTTTTAGTGCTTGTTTGGGTGGGTGTTTCAACTGCCAAACGCGCGTCTCCACTGCATGGATTCAGACACTCTCAGTTGTAACTTTCTCCGACATTACATAATACATCTCTTACTTTCTCCCTTTTTTTCTCATCTTCTTTCATTCCACTACATTCTCACTTTTTACTGAGTGTGAATGGAACTTAATCTTTAATTTAAGTGTTATGTcttaactataataatttgtagaGATTTGTACACACATACACACCTCTGTCTAATATAACATCTGCTAGCTACTCTAGTCTTGTGTGCAtttgttttatatatattaatgtaTTTTTCCAGGTAGGTGATTAGGAAGTTTGGGACACGTGGAAGTTTGGCACACGACAAAGATGTACTAGAAACTGGTAGTCGTACAACAAGTTTTGGTTACCCTGGATCATTGGAGCGTGGGTGCAATCATTGAAACTCATCCTTTTACAACAAAGACCACACAGTAAACAAAACCTTTTATCCAAATCACAACTAGTTAATTAATTGTTGCCCGAAAGTGTTCCATTTCATGTCTGCCACACACAAACCAATCCCTTGCTCTATTAATCTAACCTATACATCTAAAATATATACAATATGATTTAACCAAATCATCAACTTAAATCATATATTAAGAGAGTTGCCATACTTGAAAGTTCAAATATTTCTctcccttttcatttggttctgAGCTAAACAAAGTTCAATTAACAATTACAATTGAAAGTTCCACTTTCATTAGCATGCAATTATGCCCACCAAaccaatattttattttttctggttGAATGACAGATGTAATTTCTTATAGCAAAAATGGTAGCCCGCGCCCAAGTTTGAAGAACAAGTCTTATCTACTTCATTGCCTAGCTATTTGTTGGGGCCATGGGGGCTCCATTTCTATTATCTTATTCACATTGCTTAATGCTAGCTAGCTATATTATATTTTCTATATACTACTAATTAATGCACCATGGCCTCATTAATCATGATACATCAAACATTTTTTTGGCAACGATTTAAAACTTTTTGGTGGGATAtttcttagaatttgggttcCACTCAGCTAAGATGTGAAAATTACCTTGATCATATTTCTAATCAATATAAGATCTTAACTGTGCTCTCTTTTTATAATTGTTTTATAAGGAAAAACACAGAGTTGGAAGTGAAAGCACAGCTAGACCTATAGGTAAAGAACCCACTAACTAGTGACCCCGCCTCATGTATCTGCCAGTTCAATTCAACCCCTTCAAcagctagctagctagctacCTTCAACTGCACAGCTGTTATCCTATTTACTCACTCGATCATTTCATTATTCTTAGAATGTTTTGTATTACAGGTTCTTTCTGTTCAATGGAAAAGCTCCCATTAGTAACTTTCAGGTTTTATTTTCTGGAAAGTCAAATTTGACATTTTGAGACAAAACTAACTCCAATCCAGACATGATTTATAGTTTTAGTTTTAGATAATTAATCAAAGTTTAGAAGGACAGCAATGTTTTAAAGCTGTATTACCAACTGGCAAGAATCTAGGCCACCATGAATGAGTTAAGGCTAAGCAAGTGGATCATCACATGTTTTAGTTGAATTGATAAGCTAGTGATTATGACTTGTTAAGAATATGGAATGTTGAACTTTACTTACATATATAGTTGACGTCTCTAGGACTAGATTCCATGATTAAACATCGACCCTATTTTCATCAAAGGTAAGGTAAAGGTTCCATACTTCCATTATtaattttcccctttaggtaaAGATCCTAAAAGGAAAATACTTCCCTAAACACTAAAAGGGAAAGACAATCCTCTATGTGAAGAACAAGCTACTTACTACATGGGGCAATAACCACTTTTCACATAAATGTTTATATTTATAAGCTTATTTGAGAAACTTAAGCACTTATAATAAATTAAAGTTGAGggcttatgaaaataaacagAAAACATATAGGTAGGAGTAGGACATCAGCTATTTTCAAGCTTATACTATAAAATAAACTCTTCAAACATAATCTTAATTCCTGTCTCTGATGCTCCAAATGAGTAAATCAAAACCGGAGGTTGAAAAATATTCCCTGCAAAAAGTATCTCTCATGAGATACCCTAGTTCCAGATTTTGGAGCTACCAGAGTATCCATGAAGGCCCTTCAATCAACAAAAGATTCCATGTTTTTCCAGCAGTTACATTCTCATTTGTTTCACATTTCAAGCATGTGTTTAAAAGGATAACAGAATGACTGTTTGAAAGTTAGGATTGTCTCCTCAAATTTACTTTCCTTTAATAGATTTGAGCCGCACTGTTACACAGGTGTTCTTattcaaaacaaacaaatataGCAACCAAGTATTCTCCAACATGGAAATCACTTAGTCAGAGAAAAGCAATAGTAAAAATTATGTGAGATTCGAATAACAGTGAGATTTCTTTGGTATACATATGATATACAAATTTACCAAATAAGGAAGGCTATGGTTTATTGTCCTTCTCTCAATTTGACTGATTTACTCCAGTAACCTGTAAGCATCTTTTTCCTTCATCATTTGAAATTCTTATATACAGGTCCAATTGTTTGTGATGTCCATCATAATCGCTTCTCAATTTTCACAGCAGTACTGGAATTAGAATCAATGGGAATGAAACAGAAGAATAACTCCTGTGATCAGCAATGCTACAGAGCATAGTAACGCCTGCAAGGATATTCAGAAAAAGAAGCTAAGTGAAATTATGAACTAAGGTAATACATAATATCCGCATTGCAGAAATGAACTAGGTCAACACGAATAGCAATGAAGAAGAGTGATCCACAACGACTACTTAAAGATATATTTAGCTGTTCAAGCTTACTCGCTTGTTAAAGTTCAGAAAATGCATGTTTCAAATGTAGAGTTTCAACAGGTTCTTCTAGATTGATCCAAGTTGAGGAAGCTAGCAAGCTAGCTCCTCTTAAAACAATCCTATTTGACAATTGATCTTATTCTAGTGTATAATGTTGACATTTGCAAATGCATGCCCACAAGTGTGCCCACACACACAAAGAGAAATAGACAAGTTAAGTGCAGAAAAGCCAGAGaggaatgagagagaaatattaCAGCAATTGCAGAGGCTCCCAGCCCTGCTCGTTCCCTAGGATCCTTGCGGTAGTAATTTCCAAAATAGAGGATTGTTGCGTAGTACCACAGAGGTGGACATAAAAATCCACAAAGAAATCTGTAATTGAACAGACAAAACCAttaaagacaagaagaagaaatagaGGAAGAGAGTAGATAAATTACTCACGAGAACCATCCAACTCCGCAACCAAAACATGGGAGAGGTTTGTCATAAAGTCCCGCTTGGAAGTCCTCTGGATCTCTAATTAGGGCATACTTTCCCTTATCATTGTCTGTAGCATCTGTTGCTTGCCGTAATGCCGTGTCATGGCCACAGAAATGTCAGTTCTTCAGAGCAAACTTGTTTAAACAATTTCAGTGATGAATATAAAGCGAAATTTGCCAGAAGGGTGCAGTTTATGCCCAAAATACAAACTTGCAGTCATCATAAGTGTATAATAAGTCTATCCTTACATTATCAATGAATTTGTTACACATCATAGATTAAATTCTGTTCTTCAGGGAAGAGAAATTGCGCAGACAACTCAATAAAAAGAGAAACAGTTCTTTATGATGAAACAATTGTAAAGGAAAATGGAGCAAGCAACTCAATAATAAACATAACTGCCAAGGCTCTTGGATATTGAACAACCACATGTACTAAGTATAGCCTTCAAGAAAATATACCCCATATTGCATCCCGCACAAAAaaaagagcaaaaagaaaaaagaaaacctaAATTCTTTGAGTTGGAAGCCATGGGAATACTAATCCTTGCTTTCCACGTTAAATGAAGTATGCAATTGAAAAGTACATGAAAATTCGTGCATTTGAGGTATATTGACATATCAATTTCATAGACAATCAATACCTCTAAAAACTGAATAATTTCGAGCAGATGGCCTCAGAAGGTCAAGATGTTTATCAGAGACCGGTCTTGTCAATTCCACGCCATTTCTCAAATCAGCAGTCTCTTCCATGCTGGCACCTGTAACATTGAATGTAATGAAATCAAAATTTCATGGTAAGCAAGTGCATTGAGTTGTAGAACCTGGAAAGTAAAATCAACAAAGCTTGTTTCCATGAAAAACATTCCTCCATGCTTTTTTAACCTATATTGGCGCATGTATATTATAGCCCACAACAAtggaaaaaaagtaaaatacttTCAACTAGGTAAGATCAACTACACGAATCAAATGATGGCATCATGTCCTATCATAAATCATGTTTAATGATAGACCTTTTGAATCTATATCTTTCTTATTTGATTCATAGTTTATTTAAGTCTCCCACAGTCCCACTACCTCTCACTATTAGACTATGAATCTTCTCCGCACATGCT contains:
- the LOC130725919 gene encoding uncharacterized protein LOC130725919 isoform X1, with protein sequence MDKGASMEETADLRNGVELTRPVSDKHLDLLRPSARNYSVFRATDATDNDKGKYALIRDPEDFQAGLYDKPLPCFGCGVGWFSFLCGFLCPPLWYYATILYFGNYYRKDPRERAGLGASAIAALLCSVALLITGVILLFHSH
- the LOC130725919 gene encoding uncharacterized protein LOC130725919 isoform X2; amino-acid sequence: MDKGASMEETADLRNGVELTRPVSDKHLDLLRPSARNYSVFRDATDNDKGKYALIRDPEDFQAGLYDKPLPCFGCGVGWFSFLCGFLCPPLWYYATILYFGNYYRKDPRERAGLGASAIAALLCSVALLITGVILLFHSH
- the LOC130725919 gene encoding uncharacterized protein LOC130725919 isoform X4, with the protein product MEETADLRNGVELTRPVSDKHLDLLRPSARNYSVFRDATDNDKGKYALIRDPEDFQAGLYDKPLPCFGCGVGWFSFLCGFLCPPLWYYATILYFGNYYRKDPRERAGLGASAIAALLCSVALLITGVILLFHSH
- the LOC130725919 gene encoding uncharacterized protein LOC130725919 isoform X3, which encodes MEETADLRNGVELTRPVSDKHLDLLRPSARNYSVFRATDATDNDKGKYALIRDPEDFQAGLYDKPLPCFGCGVGWFSFLCGFLCPPLWYYATILYFGNYYRKDPRERAGLGASAIAALLCSVALLITGVILLFHSH